A single Eremothecium sinecaudum strain ATCC 58844 chromosome VIII, complete sequence DNA region contains:
- a CDS encoding C2H2-type zinc finger protein (Syntenic homolog of Ashbya gossypii AGR186C; Syntenic homolog of Ashbya gossypii NOHBY743; No homolog in Saccharomyces cerevisiae; Non-syntenic homolog of Kluyveromyces lactis KLLA0F22319g): MSQFIYPQEVSPFIGTFSSYPWVLPDKGVSHTGLDFQYLNDLHDEMASFVETDCTSSVGSHSCQSNKISTIGPGSTIADSLHESSPEYSASIPLLTSRSSSSCSMKSSGFDDCEPHALNDPLEVSEQHENEHSKGEFTENILKYPPILPSQTSSNRRLIFVSKICPLCGKCFTRRSTLQIHLLIHTNLKPFKCSFCDKEFNVKSNLNRHERIHRQKKVASSYPSSDQATRNFSNTRSITRSHMSAKKKSTAPAASRDSERCGVYSGTIEK, translated from the coding sequence ATGTCGCAGTTCATATATCCACAAGAGGTATCTCCTTTCATTGGTACGTTCTCCAGCTATCCGTGGGTATTGCCCGACAAAGGTGTTTCGCATACTGGTCTCGACTTCCAGTACCTTAATGACTTACATGATGAAATGGCATCGTTTGTGGAGACTGACTGCACGAGTTCGGTAGGAAGCCACTCGTGCCAATCAAACAAAATCAGCACTATTGGCCCTGGGTCCACCATTGCAGACTCTTTGCACGAGTCGTCGCCGGAATACTCTGCAAGTATTCCTCTATTGACGTCCAGATCCTCGAGCTCGTGCAGCATGAAGAGTTCTGGATTTGATGATTGTGAGCCGCACGCTTTGAATGATCCGCTAGAGGTCAGCGAGCAACATGAAAATGAACACTCAAAGGGGGAATTTACTGAAAACATACTGAAATACCCGCCAATATTGCCGTCTCAAACAAGCAGTAACCGCCGGCTCATCTTTGTGTCCAAGATCTGTCCACTTTGTGGGAAATGTTTCACTAGAAGAAGTACCTTACAGATTCATTTGCTGATCCACACAAATCTGAAACCTTTCAAATGTTCGTTTTGCGATAAAGAGTTTAATGTGAAAAGTAATTTAAACAGGCATGAACGAATTCATAGACAGAAGAAAGTCGCATCCTCTTATCCATCAAGTGATCAAGCTACGCGCAATTTTTCGAATACCCGATCAATAACAAGAAGTCATATGTCAGCGAAGAAAAAGTCTACCGCACCAGCTGCCTCACGCGACTCCGAGCGCTGCGGGGTATACAGTGGTACGATTGAAAAATAG